The Arachis ipaensis cultivar K30076 chromosome B03, Araip1.1, whole genome shotgun sequence region TTTTGTGCTAAAATTTTGTTGTCTTTGATCAGGTTTCAAAGAACCAGTACCACTGTGATGATTGTGGCATCTGCAGGTAAATTTAATTTCTTCATTCAGTTTTTGCTACTTTGTTattgtttaattaattaattaattaattatgtccACAAAGCTAAACAGAGTTTGATCAATAATCTCTCTTACAGAACTGGAGGAAAGGATAACTTTTTCCATTGCAAGAAATGTGGTGAGTTTCATTCATTGTTCCTTACTTTTTTCTGCTTTCTCTGCATAGTTATATCTTTTTTCTTGATCATTGTAAATTAATCATTATATGTTTTAGGGTGCTGCTACTCTAAAATAATGGAAGCTGGTCATCGCTGTGTGGAAAGAGCAATGCATCACAATTGTCCTGTTTGCTTTGAGGTATAAACTATAAAGACTATTCTTTTATTATGGTAAAATGTTTTGGGAAGAACCCCATGATTTCATTTTGTTtggtttttgtttaattttcagtATCTGTTTGAGACATTAAGGGATATTACTGTGTTGCCTTGTGGGCATACCATACATTTGGAGTGTGTCAAAGAGATGGAAAGACATCATAGGTACTCTTGTCCGGTTTGCTCCAAATCCATTTGTGACATGTCAAGTTTATGGAAGAAGCTTGATCAAGTGGTATGTGTATCACAATTTTCTCCTTAATTTAGGCACATCAAATATATTAGGTTTCTTCATAGAAGGATGACATTCAAACATTTTTTTATCAGATTGCTTCAACTCCAATGCCAGAAACCTACAAAAACAAGATGGTAAGTAACAATCAATTTTTATTAACATAACATTATTTGATCAAAGGATTTGAATATTGATCTATTAATCAAAATATCAGGTGTGGATTCTGTGTAATGATTGTGGAGTGAATTCTCAAGTGCAATTCCATGTTGTGGCACATAAATGCCTAAGTTGCAACTCTTATAACACAAGGCAGATACAGGGGAACCCTGCTACCTCATGTTCTTCAAGAGTCACTGAGATGGTTAGGTGAGTGTTATTGGACCTTGCCGGAGCACTCGGCTTGATCGGATCGGACCAGACCAGACCAAACCGGACCACTTTATTGGTTATCATTTGGTAGAATTCTTTTGCTCATGTTATAGAGGAAGGCACAAGGCTTGTTCAAGCTCCAAATTTTGTACTTGGAATTTTATATCTTATGGTGCAATGTTAGTGTTTTAACTTTCTTTCTTATATGAATCTTTGCTGAATGATTTTATCCTAGTTGCTATTGACATGGAAAATTGTGGCATAGCTTCACAATTTCCATCATAAGTGGAGTTGCAACAGAAAAATGTTTAGAGTagatacaaaaattaaaagaaattagaaCACAACTAAGGGTTGCTAATATAGTCAGGTCTTATAATGGGTTGGTTTgaataatttgataaaatatacAAGTTGGGTCAACAACAAAAATAGGTCAAAATAAAAGGAGAAGTGGATTTTGACCTAACTTAATTTGACACTCAATGAGCAAATTTGATTTATACTTGTAATTATTAATATGTATTATTAAAGATTAATATTTAAAACCAATCATATATAACATTTATTGTGAAAACAATTGAATCTCTCACaaaattcaaatacaaataaGTTttcaattatcttttttttttctgtaaatTCAATTGTCTTGGGGAAATGTTTTTGTGAGTAAAAAAATTATggatttatttatgattttctcTTAAAATATATAATAGCCCTCTTTTTTTTTGGTGGTTCTAATAGCCCGTGTATTATtccctattttttattttgggctTGTTTATGTTTGCTGCTGATCTCACATTATACAAATCTGGGCCGATTCAACCTAAATTGAGAATAGCAGAGAGAATAACTTTAATGAATATTCTTTTTTCGTTCATAAGTGTCTTTCATGAATCATGAGTAATGTAAACAAAGGGTAGAGGTATGACCGTTATTATATGAGGTCTACCCAATGCTAGATGCAAAGGCGCATAATAGATCGATATTTCCTCCGGATGAACCATAGAGCTAAGAGAAACCATGAACCAGAATAGAAGAGCTTGTCCCACCCATTAGACCGTACATCTTTCTTGGTATATCCAGAAAGTAGATAGGAGCATAGACTGAAACATTCATTCTGGAGCTACAAAGATAGTTATTAAATCGTTAGCGCCGCATATCCGTTTCTTTATAACAATTCCTGTTAAACCCATTTCACGCATTCATTAGGGTATGAGGAGTGAGGTTCAGTTTGGGTAAACAACTTAAAATTAttgtgtgtttggatttttagttataaaagtacttattttaaagttgtagcgtttccataaataactcaaaaaatacaaaatttttttcacaaaaaatagatattaaaacaacgatgataacaaatacttttcaatattgaatgttgattttCTATAACCTAATCACTAAGATTATAATTGTTTAGGCAATTAATTCTTTATTTAATCTCTTATTAGTTCCATTTTTTAGATAAAAACTGGTTCTTCTACTTTATCTTCACCCATAAAGGTGTTCTTGTATGtggtaaataataataaaattttaattcacaatagtcttgatggcaatgccaaagaaattattgtgtagttagtgtttgttgttttattgtgtatgatatggtagataaaaataaaaaataaatgtgaaatgtgtgtcaatgtatattttgttactgttttttattttttttacttctaTTAGAATTTCCTCCAATATATGCAATAGGTGGTTCAGATGGAACATTGTTTTAAAATAGTGGTGGAGGATCAATATTTTCAGCAGATAAATCATTACGTAAAAATGATGGTAAAAGGCCAATACTTCTAGCAGATGGAATCTTGGGTGAAAATAGTGGTGGGGCAgtatttccattatttttttacAGAGTCAAGAatgaaagtatatttttttttgttttgaagtcATTTGTTTTACGGAAATGATAGAATGACTTATCGAGGAGGAGAAGTCATATATTTCtactttttcaaaaagttatGAATTAATTTGTCGAGaagttataaattatttttaaaatagtgTCAAACACGCATACCATAACTTTTTCATAATTTAAAAGTCAGAAAAAACAACTTCTACTTCCCCAACAGGCTCTATGTTCAACATTTTTAGCTTCTTCCATTGGAGTTGCAGAAGGCACAATTATTGGAGTCACATGGATCCAAATTGAAAAAGGTTGTTAACACTATTTGGGTGAATGGACCTTTCTAGCACTTGGAGTGTTATCCATTTACAATCATTGGCCATTCCaacattcttttatttttcattttattgaaATATACACAAAGAAGATTAAAATGTACAATAACAATGGCAATAATCAATTTGAGTTAGTTGAGTAATCAATTTATTTGTCCGCTTAAGTAAGTATCaaaattttgaatcctgcttATGCATGTAGCAAGCTAATGGTCATATaggttttaatcttctcttatttcttATTAATCACCTTCAAAACCGAAAATAAAATAGGTAAAATATACAAAAGTAGTACATATAGGTTTGTCTGATAAATATAGCCAGAAAGACCAAACAAAGTGGGAGATTTGAGTGAGAAGATACAAGATACAAGTGCTATATATGTGACCTAGTTTTTCTTTTAGCTTAGAGTAAAACCCAAGATTCTATAATTGAATAAGGAATGGATAGTAGTGTGGATGATGAGCTCAAGGGACCAAAGGCATGAAAGGGATTATAAAGCTTTCGCACATTACCCCACTTTTCCCCTCTTGTTTGCTGCAAAAGACACATAAATGGGACCCATTCTATGGATTATAGAAACCACTCTTCGTTAAGTGTCCTATTTTCCTGCCTCAAGCTACTGAATAAATAAATTAgttttacattaaaaaaaattagttttgatGCACAATATAAATCAATTTTATtatgtatttaattatataatatcacTAATTACTTCATAGATACGAAGATGATTATtcaaaaaatagatataattaaatactaTTAATAcactaaaattaaattctttgtgTTAATTTAATTACTCAATCATTTCATTGAGAGAAAAATACTAGTAAGTCATATAACAAAATCCAATAAGAGTCAACAAATATAAGACTGCATTTTAAGGAACTTTGTTGCAAAGGTCATAGTGGTTCAtaatctaacaaaagaaaagaatcaATAAGAAATGAATATAAAAACCCAACAAAGTTAAAATGTCAAATTAGACCATACATGTTTGCATAACATTGACTAAGATGTTTTGTTCTTGAGGTTAATGTTTTCCTTCAGAAAGAAATTTGTTATTTGATACATAAGAATTGCAAGTTTGAATTGCACACTGTCGGTGACTAATTCTATAACCAACAATGATCATGTCttcaatttcaaaccaaaaaGAACCATGCAAACATCATCATTGTCAATGACTTAAAAGGTAGAGATGCCTCTAGGCTATAGAACCATTTAAAtgtcaaattttcaaattaaccATTTTGATTTACATAAAGTTAAATCCAAACATTTTAAATGTTTGACCGGAAAGCTCACTCTTAATGCTAAAAAGGGTCCATAAAATTAGCTTTTAGTCACCTTTTTAGCTTTGAGATTTAAATCTAATCATCCAACTTAAACGTTAGTTTGAAGCTCTAAAAAGTTAAAACACAAACGAATCCAATGTCAGATTCAAAACTCACATGCATGGCATTTGACATCACATCACATCAGAACCAATGCCAAGATATGAGTTTGGAAAATGACTCAAACACTATCTTTTTCCCACATCTTTTGCTGCAAGCCATGAAATAGCAACCAATGATTTGAAGCTGAACAAAAAGGGTGAAAAGGTTGTGATACATTTGTGTATGTAGTTACAACAGAATGTGCAATCACTTCATTTCTGAATGCTATAGTCACTCTAACCAGCACAACACATACTTAACAGAGAGAATGGACCACAGGGACCACACCATTTGCAATGATCTCACAATCCCCATCAAAAAGTACTTACATGATCCGAACCATATTTTTAGAACACATTTAATACATACTCTTGAAACATTCATAACCACTCATTCTTTGATTTTACACAAGATTTAATCATTATAAATAAAAACCACTATGAATGTTCATGAAATACGTATTAAATGTCATTTAAGAGCATGCAAGTATTTCTCTGGTTTCTTCGCTTTGTAGGCTTATGAAAATGTCATGCAGGCCTAGCAAGATACACTCAATCATGTGGAATTCAAACTAAAGCCAAAAACCAGTAGTTTTCGGCTTTAAGATGGCCGTGGAACCACCCTAAACTTGAATTTCTAAGAGCTGCTAGATGGTGTGTCAGAGTATGGCAAAGATTGGATTATAACCCGAGCTCCTGAAGCAAGCCTGTTGAGTTAAAATCAAACCAATCAATCTATATTCTTTGGAAAAATAGTGAAGTAATGAAGTATTAATAGAAACAAGTTAGTATCAACACTTAACTTTCTTCAATTTTGATCATCTCATCTTCTCTAAATGAATCTATCTTATAAGATTGCTTTTTCCCTGGTAGAGGTTCAGTGATTCTTTTGCTGCTACCATTTGATCTTACTGAGGATTTGCATGAGCTGTCAATTCTATCAGACGAGCTTCTCGATTCGTCAGAAATGGGGGATTTCATGTATTCGCTTCGCAATTGCTTGGTCAACG contains the following coding sequences:
- the LOC107629276 gene encoding E3 ubiquitin-protein ligase MIEL1 — encoded protein: METKAEVVFSSAESSSKHVSPMELGIENFGCKHYRRRCKIRAPCCDEVFDCRHCHNDAKNSEEINVKDRHDIPRHEINKVICSVCDTEQDVQQYCINCGVCMGKYFCGTCKFFDDDVSKNQYHCDDCGICRTGGKDNFFHCKKCGCCYSKIMEAGHRCVERAMHHNCPVCFEYLFETLRDITVLPCGHTIHLECVKEMERHHRYSCPVCSKSICDMSSLWKKLDQVIASTPMPETYKNKMVWILCNDCGVNSQVQFHVVAHKCLSCNSYNTRQIQGNPATSCSSRVTEMVR